In Silene latifolia isolate original U9 population chromosome X, ASM4854445v1, whole genome shotgun sequence, the following proteins share a genomic window:
- the LOC141620844 gene encoding stemmadenine O-acetyltransferase-like, with product METTLLEAEVKIISRETVKPSTLTPPHLRTFNLSMIDQISRLLHVSSLIFYNPNTQTQPLDIPGLKVALSETLSHFYPLAGRCKDESTIICNDAGIPFIEAHVNCSLSAVLSSRQKLDMSSMFQFCPPKEYLNTGKQHISELVHLAFQVNVFSCGGVVIGCYMLHKIMDGTSFGLFFKHWSALTRKNYDDLIQPDFESTVIAFPPYHPEQKQQEQTVNPDYKYYYPTDDSLKIVVKGFTFSNVALTKLKAMAASKHVPNPTRFESVLGFIWEQCLAAESVVYKHTELPVLIFAADIRKRFGPPLSENSIGNLLANPIAISKTGVRLPDLVAEIHDAILKVKDETVNEFKCGGAEAVLAHRGKLRGYLAGCRKKTYLVSSWIRNGLSEADFGLGKPSWIVFPVTDGEIIPARNFISLTDYNDPDGTNGTVAWIYLEEKEMQVLQCNQEFLTYASHWK from the coding sequence ATGGAGACAACCCTGTTAGAAGCAGAAGTGAAAATCATATCTAGAGAAACTGTAAAACCGTCTACTCTGACCCCACCGCATCTCCGAACCTTCAATCTTTCCATGATTGATCAAATTTCTCGTCTTCTTCATGTCTCATCTCTTATATTCTACAATCCCAACACTCAAACACAACCTCTTGATATACCTGGTCTAAAAGTAGCCCTTTCTGAGACACTTAGCCATTTCTACCCTCTTGCAGGTCGATGCAAAGACGAGTCAACGATCATTTGCAACGATGCAGGGATCCCGTTTATTGAAGCACATGTGAATTGCTCTCTTTCAGCTGTTCTGAGCTCCCGTCAGAAACTTGACATGTCAAGCATGTTTCAATTCTGCCCTCCTAAGGAATATCTCAACACTGGTAAGCAACACATTTCGGAACTGGTACATTTGGCGTTTCAGGTCAATGTTTTCAGCTGTGGCGGAGTTGTGATTGGCTGCTATATGCTCCACAAGATCATGGATGGGACTTCATTCGGGTTATTCTTCAAGCACTGGTCCGCCCTCACGAGAAAGAACTATGACGACTTGATTCAACCTGATTTCGAATCTACTGTCATTGCATTCCCTCCTTATCATCCAGAACAGAAACAACAGGAGCAGACAGTTAACCCAGACTACAAATATTATTACCCAACTGACGACAGTTTGAAAATAGTGGTGAAAGGGTTCACTTTCAGTAACGTGGCATTGACCAAACTCAAGGCCATGGCCGCCAGCAAACACGTCCCAAACCCAACGAGGTTTGAGTCCGTACTCGGGTTCATCTGGGAACAATGCTTAGCTGCTGAATCAGTTGTTTATAAGCATACTGAACTTCCTGTGCTTATATTTGCTGCTGACATAAGGAAAAGGTTTGGCCCTCCCCTGTCCGAAAATTCAATAGGTAATCTGCTGGCTAACCCGATTGCAATTAGCAAGACAGGCGTACGCCTTCCTGACCTAGTTGCAGAAATCCATGATGCAATTCTGAAGGTGAAGGATGAAACAGTGAATGAATTTAAATGTGGTGGGGCTGAGGCTGTACTCGCTCACCGAGGCAAGTTAAGGGGTTATTTGGCAGGGTGCAGGAAAAAAACCTACTTGGTTTCAAGCTGGATTAGAAACGGGTTGAGTGAGGCAGATTTTGGACTTGGTAAGCCTAGTTGGATTGTTTTTCCTGTCACTGATGGGGAAATAATTCCGGCACGTAATTTCATATCATTGACTGATTATAATGATCCTGATGGTACAAATGGAACTGTAGCATGGATTTACTTGGAGGAGAAAGAGATGCAGGTCTTACAGTGTAATCAAGAATTCCTTACTTATGCTTCTCACTGGAAGTAA
- the LOC141620842 gene encoding uncharacterized protein LOC141620842, with amino-acid sequence MRGFERGGMDLVEALNESAAELQAWKRVSIGKIVKSIASKRSQIARLNEGGRSIEDVRKRRKLVKEVADLCRQEEQFWRQISRALWLKDGDKNTSFFHKQAGQRKAKNFISKLVDDEGVVRSGDEAVSRVATNYFTELFTASPQREFDGIF; translated from the coding sequence ATGAGGGGTTTTGAGCGTGGGGGAATGGATCTTGTGGAGGCGTTGAACGAGAGTGCCGCGGAATTACAGGCCTGGAAACGTGTAAGCATTGGCAAAATTGTGAAGTCTATTGCGTCGAAGAGGAGTCAAATTGCGAGACTGAATGAGGGTGGTCGCTCCATTGAAGATGTGCGTAAGAGGCGGAAATTGGTGAAGGAAGTTGCTGATTTGTGCCGGCAGGAGGAGCAATTTTGGAGGCAAATATCGCGGGCACTCTGGCTCAAAGATGGGGATAAGAATACGAGCTTCTTTCACAAACAAGCGGGTCAGCGAAAGGCGAAAAATTTCATCAGTAAATTAGTGGATGATGAGGGCGTGGTCAGAAGTGGGGATGAAGCTGTTTCAAGAGTTGCGACGAACTACTTCACTGAGCTCTTTACGGCCTCTCCTCAGCGTGAATTTGATGGGATTTTTTAG